One window from the genome of Zerene cesonia ecotype Mississippi chromosome 1, Zerene_cesonia_1.1, whole genome shotgun sequence encodes:
- the LOC119833453 gene encoding SH3 and multiple ankyrin repeat domains protein 1-like, with translation MKRKESVSEESAAPLTPRAPSTPGEGPPAPLTPHTPLTPLTPHPPPMQEEPNRLRTLLSKKSTSQGDSLPNTNNRILKDLLKQEDEEATGSETSAPHTPHTPHTPLTPHTPHTPASALSPLHTAQAHSRPPPHHAQHQPPTSHAAQQAPHHNNQLLRILNDKSDEDGEERRNPSDPRNTSQPSALLTQLLSGSNGPSGNGRTQDSNDLYLERLAGIKRKFEESKAAATNPKRATPENQQVTSSAVPCSSTASSSASSPATSSSGKSSLCQKNQILVSLLARQQTTPPTPLPLPNPILRAYPPTRPRAPPQHHPAHAPRHPHTLSNILTTNNRGGNVNGGIGTGEAVGNAGGGGGGGAGAGAQSHLQLVLQGARGAYPPPAPPHPHPAGPLHYAAPAPHHVYAQPPGGNTRLQSGNNGDSEAHSDKTLSEILDELIETNERANAPEHGGLMDLDSTRPTRNDYQGVKEKNAAINAITQSLMQCETVSKSPVSSSPAPPVYPVQSPGTCTMSGAGGVGGVGGAGGALYGLPRGDSAQSARARAFVEQHRARLLHMQESQQMLVSPEAAEQPQTDLGSTINALVSATPPNVTLLPRADYHHLYHPTSQMGPNYGTNKIVTSQQNSMLSRQLHNAGGGYGPGVSGVSGVSGVSGHGAAALHTPVTPQAYHRAPRPHLVGGYYEESEYCGEYVRRAPHAPHPPHPPHPPHPPHPPHPPHAPHVSPHDHLSYMGGSAGSGGAGGGVGGTSEYVRNELRAVVGARSARPDMHAVHAPELDSLLTFDMSAPGGGSVVGGRATSASTNTWESQQSTPSITENS, from the exons AGCGGAAGGAGTCCGTTTCCGAAGAGTCGGCAGCTCCACTGACACCGCGCGCGCCGTCCACGCCGGGCGAGGGCCCGCCGGCGCCGCTGACGCCGCACACGCCGCTCACGCCGCTCACTCCGCACCCGCCGCCTATGCAAGAGGAACCTAACAGATTGCGCACGTTGCTCAGCAAAAAGAGCACGTCGCAGGGTGACAGCTTGCCCAACACGAACAATCGTATTCTGAAGGATCTGCTGAAGCAGGAGGACGAGGAGGCTACCGGTAGCGAGACGTCTGCGCCCCACACCCCACACACGCCGCACACGCCGCTGACGCCGCACACGCCGCACACTCCGGCGTCTGCGCTGTCGCCCCTGCACACTGCACAAGCTCACTCCCGGCCTCCACCGCATCATGCCCAGCATCAGCCCCCGACTTCACATGCCGCTCAACAGGCTCCGCATCATAATAATCAGTTATTAAGG ATACTGAATGACAAATCTGATGAAGACGGAGAAGAAAGGAGAAATCCCTCAGACCCTCGGAATACGTCGCAGCCTAGCGCGTTATTGACCCAACTTCTGTCTGGCAGTAACGGCCCGTCTGGCAACGGCCGAACTCAAGATAGCAATGATTTGTACCTGGAAAGACTAGCTGGGATCAAGCGAAAGTTTGAAGAGTCTAAGGCTGCCGCAACAAATCCAAAACGGGCTACACCTGAAAATCAGCAG GTAACTTCGAGCGCGGTGCCGTGCTCTTCGACGGCGTCGTCGAGCGCGTCCAGCCCGGCGACGAGCAGCTCGGGCAAGAGCTCGCTCTGCCAGAAGAACCAGATCCTGGTGTCGCTGCTGGCGCGGCAGCAGACGACGCCGCCGACGCCGCTGCCGCTGCCCAACCCCATCCTGCGCGCGTACCCGCCCACGCGCCCGCGCGCCCCGCCGCAGCACCACCCCGCGCACGCGCCGCGCCACCCGCACACGCTCTCTAATATATTGACCACCAA CAACCGCGGTGGCAACGTGAACGGCGGCATCGGCACCGGCGAGGCGGTGGGGAAcgcgggcggcggcgggggcgggggcgcgggcgcgggcgcgcaGAGCCACCTGCAGCTGGTGCTGCAgggcgcgcgcggcgcctacccgccccccgcgccgccgcaCCCGCACCCCGCCGGCCCGCTGCACtacgccgcgcccgcgccgcaccACGTGTACGCGCAGCCGCC AGGGGGCAATACACGTTTGCAAAGCGGTAATAACGGTGATAGCGAAGCGCACAGTGATAAAACTCTTTCTGAGATCTTAGACGAACTCATAGAAACCAACGAGCGCGCTAATGCGCCTGAACACGGTGGCCTAATGGACCTTGATAGTACGCGACCTACTAGAAATGACTACCAG GGCGTAAAGGAAAAGAACGCGGCAATAAATGCCATCACACAGAGCCTAATGCAATGTGAAACGGTGAGCAAGAGTCCTGTCTCTTCAAGTCCCGCTCCGCCTGTGTATCCTGTACAGAGTCCC GGTACGTGCACGATGAGCGGCGCGGGTGGGGTGGGCGGGgtgggcggcgcgggcggcgcgctgTACGGGCTGCCGCGCGGCGACAGCGCGCAGTCGGCCCGCGCGCGCGCCTTCGTCGAGCAGCACCGCGCGCGCCTGCTGCACATGCAGGAGTCGCAGCAGATGCTCGTCTCGCCCGAG GCTGCAGAACAGCCTCAAACGGACCTTGGTTCGACAATTAACGCTCTCGTGTCTGCGACTCCGCCTAATGTTACTTTGTTGCCGAGAGCTGATTATCATCACTTATATCATCCGACCA GTCAAATGGGTCCAAACTatggtacaaataaaattgtaacctCTCAACAAAACTCCATGTTGAGTAGGCAACTTCAT aACGCCGGCGGCGGGTACGGGCCGGGCGTGTCGGGCGTGTCGGGCGTGTCGGGCGTGTCGGGGCACGGCGCGGCGGCGCTGCACACGCCGGTCACGCCGCAGGCCTACCACCGCGCTCCCAGGCCGCATCTCG TGGGCGGCTACTATGAGGAGAGCGAGTATTGCGGCGAGTACGTGCGGCGGGCTCCGCACGCGCCGCACCCGCCGCACCCGCCGCATCCGCCGCACCCGCCGCACCCGCCGCACCCGCCGCACGCGCCGCATGTCTCGCCGCACGACCACCTCTCAT ATATGGGGGGTTCGGCGGGcagcggcggcgcgggcggcggggTGGGCGGCACGTCGGAGTACGTGCGCAACGAGCTGCGCGCGGTCGTGGGCGCGCGCTCGGCCCGCCCCGACATGCACGCCGTGCACGCGCCCGAGCTGGACTCCCTGCTCACCTTCGACATGTCCGCGCCAG GTGGCGGCAGTGTGGTGGGGGGCCGAGCGACTTCGGCGTCGACAAACACGTGGGAGTCGCAACAGAGCACACCG AGTATTACGGAG AATTCTTAG